From Oncorhynchus gorbuscha isolate QuinsamMale2020 ecotype Even-year unplaced genomic scaffold, OgorEven_v1.0 Un_scaffold_1035, whole genome shotgun sequence, a single genomic window includes:
- the LOC124021060 gene encoding uncharacterized protein LOC124021060 isoform X2 — protein MLLSLLGLFPVYLVHCHHVCRPLLGLFPVYLVHYHHVCRPLLGLFPVYLVHCHHVCRPLLGLFPVYLVHYHHVCRPLLGLFPVYLVHYHHVCRPLLGLFPVYLVHCHHVCRPLLGLFPVYLVHYHHVCRPLLGLFPVYLVHCHHVCRPLLGLFPVYLVHCHHVCRPLLGLFPVYLVHCHHVCRPLLGLFPVYLVHYHHVCRPLLGLFPVYLVHCHHVCRPLLGLFPVYLVHCHHVCRPLLGLFPVYLVHCHHVCRPLLGLFPVYLVHCHHVCRPLLGLFPVYLVHCHHVCRPLLGLFPVYLVHYHHVCRPLLGLFPVYLVHYHHVCRPLLSTEVLL, from the exons ATGCTTTTATCATTGTTGGGTCTGTTCCCTGTCTACCTGGTTCACTGTCATCATGTCTGTCGGCCATTGTTGGGTCTGTTCCCTGTCTACCTGGTTCACTATCATCATGTCTGTCGGCCATTGTTGGGTCTGTTCCCTGTCTACCTGGTTCACTGTCATCATGTCTGTCGGCCATTGTTGGGTCTGTTCCCTGTCTACCTGGTTCACTATCATCATGTCTGTCGGCCATTGTTGGGTCTGTTCCCTGTCTACCTGGTTCACTATCATCATGTCTGTCGGCCATTGTTGGGTCTGTTCCCTGTCTACCTGGTTCACTGTCATCATGTCTGTCGGCCATTGTTGGGTCTGTTCCCTGTCTACCTGGTTCACTATCATCATGTCTGTCGGCCATTGTTGGGTCTGTTCCCTGTCTACCTGGTTCACTGTCATCATGTCTGTCGGCCATTGTTGGGTCTGTTCCCTGTCTACCTGGTTCACTGTCATCATGTCTGTCGGCCATTGTTGGGTCTGTTCCCTGTCTACCTGGTTCACTGTCATCATGTCTGTCGGCCATTGTTGGGTCTGTTCCCTGTCTACCTGGTTCACTATCATCATGTCTGTCGGCCATTGTTGGGTCTGTTCCCTGTCTACCTGGTTCACTGTCATCATGTCTGTCGGCCATTGTTGGGTCTGTTCCCTGTCTACCTGGTTCACTGTCATCATGTCTGTCGGCCATTGTTGGGTCTGTTCCCTGTCTACCTGGTTCACTGTCATCATGTCTGTCGGCCATTGTTGGGTCTGTTCCCTGTCTACCTGGTTCACTGTCATCATGTCTGTCGGCCATTGTTGGGTCTGTTCCCTGTCTACCTGGTTCACTGTCATCATGTCTGTCGGCCATTGTTGGGTCTGTTCCCTGTCTACCTGGTTCACTATCATCATGTCTGTCGGCCATTGTTGGGTCTGTTCCCTGTCTACCTGGTTCACTATCATCAT GTCTGTCGGCCATTGTTGTCGACTGAAGTGCTACTGTGA
- the LOC124021060 gene encoding uncharacterized protein LOC124021060 isoform X1: MLLSLLGLFPVYLVHCHHVCRPLLGLFPVYLVHYHHVCRPLLGLFPVYLVHCHHVCRPLLGLFPVYLVHYHHVCRPLLGLFPVYLVHYHHVCRPLLGLFPVYLVHCHHVCRPLLGLFPVYLVHYHHVCRPLLGLFPVYLVHCHHVCRPLLGLFPVYLVHCHHVCRPLLGLFPVYLVHCHHVCRPLLGLFPVYLVHYHHVCRPLLGLFPVYLVHCHHVCRPLLGLFPVYLVHCHHVCRPLLGLFPVYLVHCHHVCRPLLGLFPVYLVHCHHVCRPLLGLFPVYLVHCHHVCRPLLGLFPVYLVHYHHVCRPLLGLFPVYLVHYHHVCRPLLGLFPVYLVHCHHVCRPLLSTEVLL, encoded by the coding sequence ATGCTTTTATCATTGTTGGGTCTGTTCCCTGTCTACCTGGTTCACTGTCATCATGTCTGTCGGCCATTGTTGGGTCTGTTCCCTGTCTACCTGGTTCACTATCATCATGTCTGTCGGCCATTGTTGGGTCTGTTCCCTGTCTACCTGGTTCACTGTCATCATGTCTGTCGGCCATTGTTGGGTCTGTTCCCTGTCTACCTGGTTCACTATCATCATGTCTGTCGGCCATTGTTGGGTCTGTTCCCTGTCTACCTGGTTCACTATCATCATGTCTGTCGGCCATTGTTGGGTCTGTTCCCTGTCTACCTGGTTCACTGTCATCATGTCTGTCGGCCATTGTTGGGTCTGTTCCCTGTCTACCTGGTTCACTATCATCATGTCTGTCGGCCATTGTTGGGTCTGTTCCCTGTCTACCTGGTTCACTGTCATCATGTCTGTCGGCCATTGTTGGGTCTGTTCCCTGTCTACCTGGTTCACTGTCATCATGTCTGTCGGCCATTGTTGGGTCTGTTCCCTGTCTACCTGGTTCACTGTCATCATGTCTGTCGGCCATTGTTGGGTCTGTTCCCTGTCTACCTGGTTCACTATCATCATGTCTGTCGGCCATTGTTGGGTCTGTTCCCTGTCTACCTGGTTCACTGTCATCATGTCTGTCGGCCATTGTTGGGTCTGTTCCCTGTCTACCTGGTTCACTGTCATCATGTCTGTCGGCCATTGTTGGGTCTGTTCCCTGTCTACCTGGTTCACTGTCATCATGTCTGTCGGCCATTGTTGGGTCTGTTCCCTGTCTACCTGGTTCACTGTCATCATGTCTGTCGGCCATTGTTGGGTCTGTTCCCTGTCTACCTGGTTCACTGTCATCATGTCTGTCGGCCATTGTTGGGTCTGTTCCCTGTCTACCTGGTTCACTATCATCATGTCTGTCGGCCATTGTTGGGTCTGTTCCCTGTCTACCTGGTTCACTATCATCATGTCTGTCGGCCATTGTTGGGTCTGTTCCCTGTCTACCTGGTTCACTGTCATCATGTCTGTCGGCCATTGTTGTCGACTGAAGTGCTACTGTGA